The DNA region AAAGGGACAAACAAGTTGATGAGAATCTCaggttttgatttatttctctTTGCTTGCTTGATTCTCGTTGTCATGAGTTGTGATTTAAAGCTCTATCTGGATAAATTCTGGGGTAAATGTTAAAGTTTTGGCAAAAATAGGTTTGTTCATCAGACAATTCTTAATAGAATCTcgtctttccttttttttctaggtttttaGTTAAGCTATGTCCTGTTGCTCATTTTCATGTTTGTCAATTGAGTAACGAGGTCATCTGCTAGGAATTAATTAGATTTGAGGATTCTGAACACTGGTGTGCCTAGGCTTGGTCCTTTCTTTGCTAATATAATGCACACTGAAGAAAAACACTGTTGCTTTTGTTTAGGTTGAAGTGGAGAGTTCTTGCTGCTTTTGATTGGTCATGTAAATGGGAGGGATAGGCCACCGTTGGCAACCGTACATGAGGACATAAGACATTTTTGGGTGAGAAATCTGCTTCCTTGATATGGCCAGCGAGTCAGTTTGGTTCGACCCTTGATCCGGAGCAGAGACTAACTGCTCATCACATCCAAGCTCGTCGTGTGATAGTGTCCTTAGATTTGTACTGAATCTGAACATAGAAAGCACCCTaggcattttgttttgtttttctttgtatttCAGTGAAATACAATCAGTAATTTGTAAGAAAATGGTCGTCTTCAATGAAATGTTTGCCTTGACATTTTGTGCAGTATAATTTCAAAATCATACAACATTCTACGGAGTGCCATCACGGTAGCTAAAATTCCTCATGCGAGTCTgtgccgacattcacctctcccagaccctgcgtaaagcgggagccttgtgcactgggtacgacctttatacaACATTCTACGGAGTGCCGTCACGGTAGCTAAAATTCCTCATGCGAGTCTGGAAGCCCTCGCATTAACAATAAACGAACAGTCACAAGTGAATAAAACGCAAGGAACTGTTGTCGCTAAAAGTAAAAGACCCAAAATCAATAATAATATGAGAGTGTTCATGAAAAGAGCTTgggttaaatttaatttaataaaaaaatcatgctataattttatttaatgaaaaaaacttaaattttaatgaaaaacccttaaCTTTTAATAAAGaggacaaaagaacttaaattttaataaaaatgacagaattttaatatttaaaaaaaaaacttgacgTGCCTAGGTGTGCGCGTCCATCatagacattatttatgaaataatactacactgtttatgaaacttaacagtactatactatttatgaaactgcagTGCtatactatttataaaactaaacGGTATTACACTATTTATTATCCAGattcataaatagtatctagTTCTTGGTTCACTTTTGTAAATAGTGTTTAGTTATTGGATCctatttcataaatagtttatAGTAATTGGTACAGTTTCTAAATAGTGTCTCATTTTTTATctggtttcataaatagtttctcattttttatccaatttcataaatagtgtctaattCTTGGTCCACTTTCATATATAATGTCTAGTTCTGGATCATGTTTCATAATTAGTGTCTAGTTTTtagtctagtttcataaatagtgtatagtaattgatacaatttcataaatagtgtctctttcttggtcttgtttcataaataatgtctttTTCTTGGTCCAGTGTTTTATATTGAACTCTttcaattatttatattttctaattaaaCAAAGAACCAATTAGAATTGGAGGTAATTGAAAATTCATATGGTTCACAACTCAAAGTCTTTTGTTGGAGTTCCTTATGTTATGTTAATGAACTCCACAAGTTCTCTCTAAGAATGCTTTTAAGTTGGTCAATTATTGTGTGTCTTCAAATCTAATAACTccaagactaaatttgtaaagaCCCCAGTGGCGATGGAATTATTCGAAATACCAGAAACTCTTGAGACCTTGCTGTCAATAACCTTGAAGTATCGCATGGAGCatgcatttccacttgcattGTAGAAATTTTGATTTGTTGGTCCTTCTTGTTCTCAACTTGTAATTTACTTTGAAGTGTGATTAAGACAAATGACAAACGAAAGTGGAGAAGAATCATCTATTTTGTTGGAGTCATTCATCCTTCCTCTTATCCTCCAAAACGACTTTTGTGTTGATTGTTGCAGGCTTTGTCATTATTTTGGAGAGACAAGTCATCCTTTAATTACTACACCTACCTACAGAAAAGTAGCTGGTCCACTCACACATGTTCCATACTTGACCATTTAAGTCAATAACCTTGAACTATCGCATGGATTTCCACTTGCATCGTGGAAATTTTGGTTTGCAGGTCCCTATTATCATCAACTTGTAATTTCCCTTGAAGTGTGATTAAGATAAATGACAAACGAAAGTGGAGAAGAATCATCTATCTTGTAAGAGTCATTCATCCTTCCTCTTATCCTCCCAGAATGACTTTTGCTTTTTGCAACTTGTGGAAAATAAATGTGAATATATCTCTCAAGAGCTAAAGCGTTTTCCGTGTATTTTAGCCTAGTCCAAATAATGTGAATTTCGCATTTTGACTGTTTGCAACTTGTTTGGAAAATAAATGTAAATTTGTTCTCTTAAGAGTTGAGACGATTTCCGCGTTTTTTAGCTTGGTCCAAATAACGTGAAaaatttatggagtttaattgatttgtagagattccatataaagttttgattcaattcccttgaaatctcatgggaagacATGACATatttggatgcttaaaatacatctcaattgaatacacccccttatTGTGATTGGTTGCGGAGCGGTGATGGGTTTTTTATGATTGGATTGTTTTCTTGTGTGTACTGTGTAGGCTTTTGAGGCTTTTCATGGTATTGAGGAAGTTGCAGAGCTCATAAGGGACAAGCATGTTGATGAGAATCTcaggttttgttttatttctctttGCTTGCTTGATTCTCGTTGTCGTGAGTTGTGATTTGAAGCTCTATCTGCTTAATGTCTTTTGAATTAGTCCTCTTGATTAACGAACAGTCACAAGTGAATAAAACGCAAGGAACTTTTGTCACTAAATGACCAAAAGTATTGTCTTGATCAAATGACAGTGATGATTCTTCACTAACAGCAATTTAGCATAATTTCTATCCAAATACATTTAAGTCGGTCAATTATTGTGTGTCTTCTAATCTAATAACGCCAAGACTACATTTGTAAAGACCCCAATTGCAGCGTAATTACTCGAAATACCGGAAACTCTTGAAAACTTGCTGTCAATAACCTTGAAGTATCGCATGGAGTATCGCATGGGGTCCAAGACAAGACAATACAATTCCACTTGCGTCGTGGAAATTTTGGTTTGCAGGTCCCTATTATCATCAACTTGTAATTTACTTTGAAGTGTGATTAAGACAAATGACAAACGAAAGTGGAGAAGAATCATCTATCTTGTGGGAGTCATTCATCCTTCCTCTTATCCTCCCAAAATGACTTTTGACTTTTTGCAACTTGTTTGGAAAATAAATGTGAATATGTCTCTCAAGAGTTGAGGCGTTTTCCATGTATTTTAGCCTAGTCCAAATAATGTGAATTACGCATTCTGACTGTTTGCAACTTGTTTGGAAAATAAATGTAAATTTGTTCTCTCAAGAGTTAAGACGATTTCCGCGTTTTTTAGCTTGGTCCAAATAACGTGAATTACACACATATATGTTGTTTTCTAATTCCACAAAATACAAAAAGACTTCTAAAATGTAAACAGAACAAAACAATCAACGCCGAATTGTGTTGATTGTTGCAGGCATTGTCATTATTTTGGAGAGAAGAGTCAACGTCTAATTACTACACCTACGTACAGAAAAGTAGCTGGTCCACTCACACATGTTCCATACTTGACCATTTGAGTCAAGACAACTCAGTGTGTGGATCGTATTGTGAACTATTACGTACTCACCCAGCCTTATAAGACACTCGCATCTTTCCTTGTGCTCCTAAATCAATTCTGATTgtacacttcttcttcttcgttcttcaaTCATCTTTgccttgattttgttgaattaAGATGGAGAATGACGGAATCAGGTGCTTGAAGAAATTCTTTCACACTTTCATTGTGGTGCTACTTTTTCTACAATGTTTCAACCCTTCCCTATCCTCTGGATTCTATAATGTTTCTTTCGGTTTCGGAGCAATTGGCCACCGGGTGGTGACGAGGTGCATAGAGAGTGAAAGGGAAGCACTCATTTCTTTCAAACAAGGTCTGATTGATGACTACAATCTCCTCTCCTCCTGGGGAAGAGAAGAACACAAGCAAGATTGTTGCAAATGGCTTGGCATCCACTGCAGCAACCGAACCAACCATGTTACTCAACTTGATCTTGGATGGTATCATATGAATGAAGTTTACTCACTTCAACAGAAAGGACAGCAGGAGTATCCTGAATATTACTTTCAAGGTAAAATGATGAGTCCTAAACTAATTGAGTTGCCGCATTTGAAATATTTGGACCTTTCTTCCGTTAACTTCACTGGGACCCAGCTTCCAGATTTCATTGGTTCTCTTTCCAATTTAAGACACCTCAGTCTCTGGGATGCTTCTTTTGGTGGTCGAATTCCAACTCAGATCGGAAACCTTACCCACTTGCAATATCTTGATCTCAGCTCCAATCACTTTGCTAATTTTGAAAACCTGAATTCATGGCTACCTCGTCTTTCTTCTTTAACATATTTGGACCTGAGTTCCAACAATCTCAGTAATGTTCCTGACTGGATGGAAGCAGTTAATAAGCTCCCTAAACTTACAAACTTGTCTCTGTATTCTTGCAGTCTTCCATCTCCTCTAATTCATTCCAGTACTCTTTTTAACATAAATTCTTCTAAATCTCTTGCTCATGTTGATCTCAGTGACAACCAACTCacatcttcttcaatatttctttgGTTGTCCAAATACAATGCCAGCCTTGGTCATCTTGATCTCAGATACAATAACTTTGCTAATGTAGAAAATCTGAATTCATGGCTGCCTCATCTTTCTGCTTTAACATATTTGGACCTGAGTAGAAGCAATCTCAGTAATGTTCCTGATTGGCTGGAAGCAGTTAATAAGCTCCCTAAACTTACAAACTTGTTTCTGTCTTATTGCAGTCTTCCTTCTCCTCTAATTCATTCCAGTACTCTTTTTAACATAAATTCTTCTAAATCCCTTGTTCATGTTGATCTCAGTGACAACCAACTcccattttcttcatcttcttccatatTTGTGTGGTTATCCAAATACAATGCCAGCCTTGTTCATCTTGACCTCTCTTCTAACCAAATTGAAGGAGGGATTCCGCAATCTTTTTCCAAGTTATGTAATCTGCAAGAATTCAACCTTTACAACAACACTCTGAGTGGACAACTTTCTTCGTTGGTTCAAATTTTACTGTCTGCATGCCCTGATCAAAACTCATTAGAGACTCTGGACCTCTCAAGGAATCATCTTTCTGGATCAATTCCCAATCTCACAAACTTTTCATCATTGAAAGAATTAGTTCTCCATGACAATCAATTGAGTGGAACAGTACCTGAAAGCATTGGGCATATGTCTATGCTCGAGCGTATCTACCTTAGTATGAATGCTTTGGAAGGTGTGGTTTCGGAAAGCCACTTCGCCAATCTCTCCAGATTAAGGGATTTGGATATGTCTGATACCCCACTATCTTTAAGCTTCAGTTCTAATTGGACTCCTCCTTTCCAATTGGATTTGATACATTTGAGCTCTTGCATGGTGGGTCCACATTTTCCAAAATGGCTTCAAACTCAGAAAAGTTATCAGGAACTTTATATTTCTAATGCAGGAATTTATGATATCCTTCCAAGTTGGTTTTGGAGCCCTCTGTCTCGTCAGGATCCTCCTAGATATATTATTATAGATCTTTCCAACAATCGAATTAGAGGAACAATTCCAAATTCAAGATTTGAGTTTCCCTCCTCTTCCTTTAGTCAAGTGAATTTGAGTTGGAATCAATTGGAAAGTCCAGTCCCTTCATTCCTTTCCACAGCGACATATCTAGATCTCTCCAACAATAAGTTTTCAGGATTAGTTTCTTTCATGTGCCCAAAGACTCCGAACAAGGTTAGTCCTTTAGCCTATCTTGATCTCTCAAGCAACAATTTGTACGAACAACTTCCTAATTGTTGGACACGTTTTGAAAATCTTGGCTTTCTTGATTTGAGTGATAATGCTCTTTTTGGGAAAATTCCTACCACAATGGGCTCTTTACCTTCTATTCAAACGCTGAAGTTAAACAAGAATGAGTTTGTGGGGGAATTGCCTTCATCTTTGAAGAATTGCAGAATTCTGAGCATATTTGATGTTGGAGAAAATAACTTATCAGGTTTGATACCTGAATGGTTAGGGGTTGGACTTCCAAATTTGGCTATCCTTATCCTCCGTTCTAATCACTTCTATGGAAGCATCCCACTACAATTGTGTAATATGAGAGACATTCAAATTCTGGATTTTTCGATGAATAACATCTCTGGAAATATACCCAAATGCGTCAACAATTTGACTAATTTGGCTCTAAAAGGAAGATCAGGTCTATCTATCATTCATAAATATAATAGCTCAGATGGCAGTTGGCTAGCTTATTATGAGGAAGCATCCTTGATATGGAAAGGCATAATGTCCAGATACAAAAGTACTCTGGGGCTTGTAAAGTGTATTCATCTGTCGAGTAACCGATTAACGGGGGACATTCCTACGGAAATCACTGATCTTGTGGGGTTGGTTTCCTTAAACCTGTCAAGAAACAATTTAACAGGTCAAATAACTCCAATGATCGGGAAATTGAAGTCCTTACAGTCCCTTGATCTGTCAAGAAACCACATATATGGCGGAATACCAACAAGCCTTTTTCAAATATATGGTCTTGGTGATTTGGACTTGTCAAACAACAACCTGTCCGGAAAAATTCCAATGGGGACTCAACTCCAAACCTATGATCCTTCTAATTTTGCTGGAAATCCTTTGCTTTGTGGAATTCCACTTCAACAGTTGTGCTCTCCTGAGGAAACAAGTCCAGAGGAGCAACCAATGTTTGGGGATCAAGTTAAAGAAAATGATGGGCTTATAACAACAGGATTTTACTTGAGTTTGGCGCTTGGTTTTGTTGTTGGATTTTGGGGAGTTTGTGGGAGTTTGATATTCATCAGGTCATGGAGATACACATATTACAAGTTTTTGAATTGTGTGTACGATTGGCTTTATGTGAGGGTGGCGTTTATCGGGCGACGAAGAACGATTGATGGGTAAACTGTATGTACTCTTCCACATAATGAATAATATTATTGCAGTTTTGAGTCTCTAAATTATGACTAATACATGGTGtggtttttttaatctttttagcTCGTGTATCTACCGTTGGTAAGCAATGCTCCCTTTAAACTGGAGAAGAAGGAGATTGAAGAGTGCAATTTGAAGTTATAATTTAGTGGAAGTGTTGTGTTTAATTTAGTGGcctttttgtttttgcaatGTCGTTACTTAGATTATCTTTGAGAGGTTAATTAGGttcttttcatcctcttttacTAAGTGTACCAGTTGATCCTTTTCAATAAATTTCTTTGAGAAACTTGTAAGAACTTATTAATAAAGTTATAGAGAGAAGGATCCGACAGATAATTCAATAAAAGATTGGATACATTAACATTGAGAACATCATACATTACATTAACAGacaattcaataaatatatcTCACATCATCAATTGTTGATTCTTTACATTAACAGAGAAAAACAATTTGAATTATGAAAATCTGATTTGAGTAAGAGCTCACTACTGGTTTAATTGACTATTCTCATCATTCATTAATTCTCATTGCCACCTTCAGCCAACGTAAAACATGAGTTTATCGAGTGCACCAATTGGGCAATAGCATGACAGATGATGCATGCAGCATTGCAATAACGTAATGGAAACTTGATTTTCGTACACAGCGTCCCCAATAATGCATCGGTTCAGCTGCGCAAtgatagaaaaacaaaataaggaCCATATTCTGTAAAGATTCAACACACTTTAGCAAATTGATTAGTAGCATGCTGTAATAACGCAGAGCATCAAACTCCTACTAATACATCAGGAATCTTTTCACTGATTGAAGTAGAAGGTCCAGCTTCAGCAGCAGCCTCCATCCCCAGTTGACCTAAACCATGCTTGTATTCAAGTGCAGTTGCGAAGCCTATGAACATAGCAACTAGTAACCTTGCGAACATACAAGTTACTAATTTCAATACAAAATTCGTTGTATGAACACGAAAAGAAAAGCAATAAAGTTTCTGTTGGGATTTAAAAGACTTCTCTACTTTGGAGATGTCTATCTCACAAATAAGAATGTAACACAGCGgaaattgataggcaagagaaaaagaaaattcaaggtTACACTCAAAACTTTTTTTATTCTCACACAAACTAATAcaagagaaatcactcaaacaCTCTTGGAAGCTATGAATGCTTCTTCTACTTATTCTCACTTTAGAGagccttcttgtctctcttacttcttcttcttctttctcacttctcttttcttcttcttatatcTTTCATTACAACATACTCACCTATATTTATAGGCAAGCATAACCAACCATACCAAGTGTGAATACCAAGTGTGAAATCATCCTAGCCATTATTCTTGATTCTCTTAAAGTAGCCCACCAACATAGACTTTGCTTATGAACATAATGAACACATGTCATattcatgctagaattgtctagcattttTCAATGCATGCACCCACCATTCTAGAAGCAAGATTACTTTTCAACATCCCCCCTTAATCTTGCTTG from Malus domestica chromosome 01, GDT2T_hap1 includes:
- the LOC103417606 gene encoding receptor-like protein EIX2, which encodes MENDGIRCLKKFFHTFIVVLLFLQCFNPSLSSGFYNVSFGFGAIGHRVVTRCIESEREALISFKQGLIDDYNLLSSWGREEHKQDCCKWLGIHCSNRTNHVTQLDLGWYHMNEVYSLQQKGQQEYPEYYFQGKMMSPKLIELPHLKYLDLSSVNFTGTQLPDFIGSLSNLRHLSLWDASFGGRIPTQIGNLTHLQYLDLSSNHFANFENLNSWLPRLSSLTYLDLSSNNLSNVPDWMEAVNKLPKLTNLSLYSCSLPSPLIHSSTLFNINSSKSLAHVDLSDNQLTSSSIFLWLSKYNASLGHLDLRYNNFANVENLNSWLPHLSALTYLDLSRSNLSNVPDWLEAVNKLPKLTNLFLSYCSLPSPLIHSSTLFNINSSKSLVHVDLSDNQLPFSSSSSIFVWLSKYNASLVHLDLSSNQIEGGIPQSFSKLCNLQEFNLYNNTLSGQLSSLVQILLSACPDQNSLETLDLSRNHLSGSIPNLTNFSSLKELVLHDNQLSGTVPESIGHMSMLERIYLSMNALEGVVSESHFANLSRLRDLDMSDTPLSLSFSSNWTPPFQLDLIHLSSCMVGPHFPKWLQTQKSYQELYISNAGIYDILPSWFWSPLSRQDPPRYIIIDLSNNRIRGTIPNSRFEFPSSSFSQVNLSWNQLESPVPSFLSTATYLDLSNNKFSGLVSFMCPKTPNKVSPLAYLDLSSNNLYEQLPNCWTRFENLGFLDLSDNALFGKIPTTMGSLPSIQTLKLNKNEFVGELPSSLKNCRILSIFDVGENNLSGLIPEWLGVGLPNLAILILRSNHFYGSIPLQLCNMRDIQILDFSMNNISGNIPKCVNNLTNLALKGRSGLSIIHKYNSSDGSWLAYYEEASLIWKGIMSRYKSTLGLVKCIHLSSNRLTGDIPTEITDLVGLVSLNLSRNNLTGQITPMIGKLKSLQSLDLSRNHIYGGIPTSLFQIYGLGDLDLSNNNLSGKIPMGTQLQTYDPSNFAGNPLLCGIPLQQLCSPEETSPEEQPMFGDQVKENDGLITTGFYLSLALGFVVGFWGVCGSLIFIRSWRYTYYKFLNCVYDWLYVRVAFIGRRRTIDG